AGCATTATTAAAAGCACTAACGCTGTGAAAAACTGAGAGCCAAAGCCCCTGCTGAAGCCCAAACCGGGGCGCAAAAACTGGAAGCAGAGCAAACGCACCAGTTAGCTCAAGGATGAGCGTTACGGCAATAATTGATTTAACCAACTGCACGACCCCAGACATCCCTTGGCGATCGAGAGATTGCTGAATTGCAATTTTCTCCCTTAAGCCGAACTTACGTCCTATAAGTAATAGCAAAAAAGTGGTTGCAGTCATATAGCCTAAGCCGCCCACCTGTACCAAAACTAGAAGAAAAAACTGACCTGGAAATGTATAGTAAGTACCCGGATCAACAACCGCCAAGCCCGTTACACAAACCGCAGAGGTAGACATGAAAAGAGCAGTCACGAAATCTCCCCAACCGCTAGCAGTACTAGAAAACGGCAGCATGAGGAGAAATGCCCCGGTGAAAATCACTGCAATAAATCCTAGGCAAATCGTGCGAGAAACTGTCATGAGGGGACGAGAGTGAGGGAGAATTTGATACAAAGTAGAGAACACTTCAAGATTTCCATCTTAGAGATTACCCCAAGCGATGCCCATAACTTTGCAGCAACAAATTCAACAGTTCTACGATGCCTCTTCTGGGCTATGGGAGGAGGTGTGGGGAGAGCATATGCACCACGGTTATTATGGTGCCGATGGTACAGAGAAAAAAGAGCGGCGACAGGCGCAGATTGATTTAATTGAAGAGCTTTTAGCCTGGGCAGGCGTGCAGCAAGCAACACGAATTCTAGATGTAGGCTGTGGTATTGGTGGCAGTTCGCTTTACCTGGCGGAAAAGTTTAATGCTCAGGCAACGGGTATTACGTTGAGTCCTGTTCAGGCAAACCGGGCGATCGCCCGATCGCAAGTTGCAGGATTAGGCGATCGTACCTCTTTTCAAGTTGCCGATGCTCTTGCCATGCCGTTTGCCGATGATTCTTTTGATTTAGTTTGGACGCTTGAGAGCGGCGAACACATGCCCGATAAGCAACAGTTTCTGCGAGAGTGCTATCGCGTTTTGAAGCCTGGTGGCACGCTGCTGATGGCAACCTGGTGTAATCGTCCCACTGCTCCTCCCGATGCGCCGCTGACTGCCGATGAGCAGAAGCATCTGGAAGATATTTATCGGGTTTACTGTTTACCTTACGTAGTGTCGTTGCCGGAGTATGAGGCGATCGCCCAATCCTTATCTTTCCAATCTATCCGCACTGCCGACTGGTCTACTGCCGTGGCTCCCTTCTGGAACGTGGTAATCGACTCTGCAATCACGCCCAGCGCTATTTTTGGACTACTGCGATCGGGCTGGACAACCATTCAGGCAGCGCTCTCGTTAGGGCTAATGCAGCGAGGATATGAGCGAGGCTTGATTCGCTTTGGGTTACTGAGCGCTACTAAGCTTTGACGCTTGAAATTTGTCTTAGATAAATATAAAAGTTAGCAGAGAAGCATAGCGGCATGGTCAATGTCTCTGATATGAAGCTCCATAATACTTATCCCTGGCTTCCCGTTGGGGATTTTTTGTGAGAAATTAGGTGAGATTGAACGTGATATGGGCACTGATGGAAGCACAGAAGGATTC
The Timaviella obliquedivisa GSE-PSE-MK23-08B DNA segment above includes these coding regions:
- a CDS encoding methyltransferase domain-containing protein → MPITLQQQIQQFYDASSGLWEEVWGEHMHHGYYGADGTEKKERRQAQIDLIEELLAWAGVQQATRILDVGCGIGGSSLYLAEKFNAQATGITLSPVQANRAIARSQVAGLGDRTSFQVADALAMPFADDSFDLVWTLESGEHMPDKQQFLRECYRVLKPGGTLLMATWCNRPTAPPDAPLTADEQKHLEDIYRVYCLPYVVSLPEYEAIAQSLSFQSIRTADWSTAVAPFWNVVIDSAITPSAIFGLLRSGWTTIQAALSLGLMQRGYERGLIRFGLLSATKL